The genomic region ACATTGGGCAAACTGTATTAATCTTTCATTTGATGAAAAATGTAAACAAAACAGATAAATTGATAATATCTCAAACTACCACTTTTTATTTATAGAAACTAACCACAAACGGCTCTTAGATTGGCTGACCCTTGGGAACAATTTGATCCTTGAGCCACATGTAAATAGGAACCAACACAAACCATGTAGCTGCCAATGCACCCAAAATCAAGCGATATAAGAACACAAAGGGTTTAACAGGCTTCTCCACATCTTCTTCCTTTGGACCAAGCTGCACAACAATATAGAAAACCAAGGTGCACATTAGTATCTTGTGTTATTAGTACTTCCTATTATCATCCTAAGCTAAGAAAATATATAAATGCACTACCATTTTATCAACAGCAATTACCATATTCATTTTACCCTTAAAGATGTTCCATCGATGGATCATATTACAGATGAGCAAGCATTCAATAATGTTTTCACTAGCAGTGGCAAACAAAGTTGAAAATTTACGTGCTTGGTTGGAAAATCTAGTTTATTCAAAGAACATAAAACAATTGGGTTTGATATGGGGGTAAATACCAAAGTCACCCTGGAAGCTCAATAACATACTGTAAGCTCAGAAAACAGCAGTACATCacaaagaagagagaagagaaaataaaccTCCTTGAGCATtcaggttagagagagagagagaattagggGAGTTTATACAAAAGATCATTGAATTTGTTTAGGTGGAATGAACCTTCGGAGAAGGTATATCAACACATGGTGTTGATTCAAATAGCCAACTCCATCTAGTGAGATCAGTCTTGGTTTTTGTCATTGTCGAGCAACCAAGTGGCTCTCAAATCCCAATTCTACTTTTTTCCTCATTCGTCTCTCCTTTTATATGCTTGGATAATTCATTAAGTTAACCAGAAATGGAGGGGATAACAGCAGATCACATCAATCAGAACACCATGTTAATTACACAAACGGATATTCATGAAGCCATCAACAAGATAGATACTCATACAAACCACAACTCAGTTTAAAGTAACAACAAAATCCCCAAAGAAAACAACGGAAAACATCGACAAAGATATTGATTGAGAAGCCAAGATGACAAATACCTGCAAAGGAGAATCACCAGATGCAGGCTTAACACCGGTAACTGAACAACCCATAATCAAGCCATGGCGCCGAACACCACGATACCACTTTGGGCCAATCCGTTTTAGTTGGACATCCTTGAATCCAGCCTTTTGAAACCACTCAATGTACTCTTCCTCCTTGGGGAAAAGCATCCAAACATCAGCAAAGAATCGTGACAACCAGAATGTTGGGTAGACGGGACCAATTACACATGCTTTGCCCCCAAGTTTCAATACCCTGTATGCTTCCCTGATGCCGCGCTGTGGATCCGGCCAGTACTCAATGCTAAGATCAAGAAACAACAGCACATCATCAGCATTGCCTCTTTAAGACAAGCTACTTTGTATCATAACATAAAGTAACCTCAAATATTTCAAGAGAATAAATTGATCACTTGATAACATTATAACAACAATGCAACTAATAGCATACTAATCCATACTTATCATCAAGAAGGGCATACATAATAGATCTTTATAGAAGTTCATTATATTCAATTATATGAATTGCAGATGAAATGTCACAATAGAAGCTTTTCAGTGTTAACTAAaaaaatatcagttttcaaatatttggataaattttataaaataacccAGATgcgaagattttttttttttggcagaaGCTGACAATAATAGCTTATCAGAAGGATCATTTTTCATCTTTTCAATTATACTTAAGATTTTTTCAGAAAATGAAACAAACACCCTCGCCGTAAATATAAGTGGAAAGTGGTTTTGATGGGAAACTGAGCTAATCCAAACACTTTACAAGCTTACAACATGCAGTGCAGTACCTTCCAGCAGACACATATCTGTCAGCATAATCAGTTCGAAAGGGGAGATCCTCGGCATCCCCTTCGATAATCTTGCAATCCTTCAAGGGCTCCTTCTGCTTGGCCTTGGCGAGCTGGTGCGGGGACTGGTCAAGAATGGTGACATTCTTGGCATCCACATGCTTAACAATCCCCAATGTGGTGAAACCGGTGCCGCCACCAACATCAACAACAATCATGTTCCTGTCACTTAGGTCAGCAGGCTCAAGTGCCTCATCTCTCATGTCCTCAGTCCAATGGCCAGGGTTTATGACATGGTCATACACAATTGAAAGGAACCTATAGAACCAAAATGCTTCTTTTTTGTGC from Arachis ipaensis cultivar K30076 chromosome B02, Araip1.1, whole genome shotgun sequence harbors:
- the LOC107624907 gene encoding 2-methyl-6-phytyl-1,4-hydroquinone methyltransferase, chloroplastic gives rise to the protein MASSMFSGTESLTLFSSKTPNGLCFNASTFHSKRIGFNSSTTNFNFSNKARVRHNSNRIVRTIVPKCSLSASRPTSQPRFIQHKKEAFWFYRFLSIVYDHVINPGHWTEDMRDEALEPADLSDRNMIVVDVGGGTGFTTLGIVKHVDAKNVTILDQSPHQLAKAKQKEPLKDCKIIEGDAEDLPFRTDYADRYVSAGSIEYWPDPQRGIREAYRVLKLGGKACVIGPVYPTFWLSRFFADVWMLFPKEEEYIEWFQKAGFKDVQLKRIGPKWYRGVRRHGLIMGCSVTGVKPASGDSPLQLGPKEEDVEKPVKPFVFLYRLILGALAATWFVLVPIYMWLKDQIVPKGQPI